One Helianthus annuus cultivar XRQ/B chromosome 12, HanXRQr2.0-SUNRISE, whole genome shotgun sequence genomic region harbors:
- the LOC110895771 gene encoding CASP-like protein 5B3, protein MDYYFFKKLINTWWLFFFFLQFERGWFQTKMKNFAGTPGTVTGLLLRLLQCLFASGSIAAMATTKSFFNFTAFSYLIASMGLQVFWSFGLAFLDACALAKKKVLHNPVLVSLFVVGDWVTATLSLAAASSSAGITILYINDLGGCSVREECQKYQLAVALAFLSWITIGISSLIMFWTLAAG, encoded by the exons ATGGATTattatttctttaaaaaattaataaatacatggtggctcttcttcttcttcctccaaTTTGAGCGAGGTTGGTTCCAAACAAAAATGAAGAATTTTGCAGGGACTCCTGGAACAGTCACTGGTCTGCTTTTGCGACTATTACAATGCTTGTTCGCTTCTGGTTCAATTGCAGCAATGGCCACCACTAAATCCTTCTTCAATTTCACTGCCTTCAG CTACTTGATTGCTTCAATGGGGTTGCAAGTGTTCTGGAGCTTTGGACTCGCGTTCCTAGATGCATGTGCCTTGGCAAAGAAGAAAGTCCTCCATAATCCGGTTCTGGTCAGCCTTTTCGTTGTTGGAGATTGG GTTACTGCTACTTTGAGCCTTGCAGCAGCTTCATCTTCTGCAGGCATAACCATACTGTACATTAACGACTTGGGAGGCTGCAGTGTCAGGGAGGAATGCCAAAAATACCAGTTAGCAGTTGCGTTGGCATTTTTGAGCTGGATAACAATCGGGATCTCTTCATTAATTATGTTTTGGACTTTGGCGGCGGGTTAG
- the LOC110895770 gene encoding cytochrome P450 98A2, producing MSLLLLLFPFSLIILLYTFYHRLRFNLPPGPRPKPIVGNLYDVKPVRFRCYAEWAQQYGPIISVWFGSILNVVVSNSELAKEVLKEKDQQLADRHRSRSAAKFSRDGQDLIWADYGPHYVKVRKVCTLELFTPKRLEALRPIREDEVSAMVESIYNDSAHPDKVGKSLVMRGYLGAVAFNNITRLAFGKRFMNNEGVIDEQGKEFKAIVANGLKLGASLAMAEHIPWLRWFFPLEEEAFAKHGERRDRLTRAIMDEHTAARLKSGGAKQHFVDALLTLQKQYDLSDDTVIGLLWDMITAGMDTTAISVEWAMAELIKNPRVQQKAQEELDRVIGSERVLTELDFSNLPYLQCVAKEALRLHPPTPLMLPHKANANVKVGGYDIPKGSNVHVNVWAVARDPATWKDPLEFRPERFLEEDVDMKGHDYRLLPFGAGRRVCPGAQLGINLVTSMLGHLLHHFSWSPANGLRPEEIDMSENPGLVTYMKTPVQAIPTPRLPPMLYKRVAVDM from the exons ATGAGTCTCCTCCTGCTACTTTTCCCCTTCTCCTTGATCATCCTCCTTTACACCTTCTACCACCGCCTCCGGTTCAACCTCCCACCGGGCCCACGGCCAAAACCCATCGTCGGAAACCTCTACGACGTTAAACCGGTCCGGTTCCGTTGCTACGCCGAATGGGCTCAGCAGTACGGGCCGATCATATCCGTGTGGTTTGGGTCGATCCTGAACGTGGTCGTATCGAACAGCGAGTTGGCGAAAGAGGTGTTGAAGGAGAAGGACCAGCAGTTGGCGGACCGCCACCGGAGTAGGTCGGCTGCCAAGTTTAGTAGAGATGGACAGGATTTGATTTGGGCTGATTATGGGCCGCATTATGTGAAGGTGCGGAAAGTGTGTACGCTTGAGTTGTTTACGCCCAAGAGGCTTGAGGCTCTCAGGCCTATTAGGGAAGATGAAGTCTCGGCTATGGTGGAGTCTATCTATAATGACTCTGCTCATCCTG ATAAAGTTGGCAAGAGTTTGGTGATGAGAGGTTACCTGGGAGCAGTAGCATTTAACAACATCACAAGACTCGCTTTCGGGAAACGGTTTATGAACAATGAGGGTGTCATAGACGAGCAAGGAAAAGAGTTCAAGGCGATAGTAGCCAACGGGTTGAAGCTAGGTGCATCTTTGGCCATGGCCGAGCACATTCCATGGCTGCGTTGGTTCTTCCCGCTCGAGGAAGAGGCCTTTGCAAAGCACGGTGAACGTCGTGACCGTCTCACCCGCGCCATTATGGACGAGCATACTGCTGCTCGTTTGAAAAGCGGGGGAGCCAAGCAACATTTTGTCGATGCATTGCTCACCCTCCAAAAGCAATATGATCTGAGTGACGACACTGTTATCGGCCTACTTTGG GACATGATCACAGCGGGAATGGATACAACCGCGATCTCTGTTGAGTGGGCGATGGCGGAGCTTATCAAGAACCCGAGGGTGCAACAAAAAGCTCAAGAGGAGTTAGATAGAGTGATTGGATCCGAACGTGTGCTCACCGAGCTTGACTTCTCAAACCTCCCATACCTTCAATGTGTAGCAAAAGAGGCATTGAGGTTGCACCCTCCGACCCCACTCATGCTCCCTCACAAAGCAAACGCAAATGTCAAAGTTGGTGGCTATGACATCCCCAAGGGCTCGAACGTGCATGTGAACGTTTGGGCCGTGGCTCGAGACCCTGCCACATGGAAAGATCCACTAGAGTTTCGTCCTGAACGGTTTCTAGAAGAGGATGTGGACATGAAAGGGCACGACTATCGACTATTGCCATTTGGTGCTGGAAGGAGAGTGTGCCCAGGTGCACAATTAGGTATCAATTTGGTGACCTCTATGTTGGGTCACCTTCTGCACCATTTCTCCTGGTCTCCGGCTAACGGCTTGAGACCAGAAGAAATTGACATGTCAGAGAACCCGGGGTTGGTGACATACATGAAGACTCCTGTGCAAGCCATCCCCACACCAAGGTTACCTCCTATGTTGTATAAACGTGTGGCTGTGGATATGTAA